A genomic segment from Glycine soja cultivar W05 chromosome 18, ASM419377v2, whole genome shotgun sequence encodes:
- the LOC114396584 gene encoding protein YIF1B-like has protein sequence MYTNIGMPPGVPQHHPQPPTSSQPNLFGNAFNSAGSGLIRGGLGAYGEKILGSSSEYVQSNISRYFSDPQYYFQVNDHYVKNKLKVVLFPFLHRGHWTRITEPVGGRLSYKPPIYDINAPDLYIPLMAFGTYVVLAGISLGLHGMFSPEALNWLFIKGLVGWFMQTALLKVTLLSLGSGEAPLLDIIANAGYTFAGLCLAVCGRMIWSYSYYFLMLWTCICMAVFLVKTMKRVLFAEVRSYDSSKHHYLLLFIALAQFPLFTWLGNITVNWLI, from the exons ATGTATACTAATATTGGTATGCCACCGGGGGTACCTCAGCATCATCCTCAACCTCCAACGAGCTCACAACCTAATCTGTTCGGGAATGCATTCAATTCTGCTGGTTCAGGACTCATTCGAGGTGGATTGGGTGCGTATGGAGAAAAAATATTAGGATCAAGCTCCGAGTATGTCCAAAGCAAT ATAAGCCGGTATTTCTCTGATCCCCAATACTACTTTCAAGTGAATGACCACTATGTTAAGAACAAATTAAAGGTTGTGTTGTTCCCATTCTTGCACCGG GGTCATTGGACTAGGATTACTGAACCAGTGGGAGGTAGGCTCTCTTATAAACCACCAATTTACGACATAAATGCACCTGACTTGTACATTCCATTAATGGCATTTGGTACCTATGTTGTTCTTGCTGGCATCTCATTGGGTCTTCATGGAAT GTTTAGTCCTGAAGCTTTGAACTGGTTGTTTATTAAGGGATTGGTTGGTTGGTTTATGCAAACAGCACTGCTTAAAGTCACCTTACTTTCATTGGGCAGTGGGGAAGCACCTCTATTGGACATTATAGCGAACGCCGGGTACACTTTTGCTGGCTTGTGTTTGGCTGTTTGTGGAAGAATGATATGGAGTTACTCCTACTACTTTCTGATGCTGTGGACCTGCATATGTATGGCAGTGTTCTTGGTTAAAACGATGAAGAGAGTTCTTTTTGCGGAAGTCAGGAGTTATGATTCAAGCAAACACCACTATCTCTTGCTCTTCATTGCTTTGGCTCAGTTCCCATTGTTCACATGGCTTGGAAACATTACTGTCAATTGGCTAATATAG
- the LOC114396169 gene encoding S-adenosylmethionine decarboxylase proenzyme-like — protein sequence MAGSAIGFEGYEKRLEISFFENGVFADPGGLGLRALSKDQLDEILKPAECTIVASLSNDYVDSYVLSESSLFVYPYKIIIKTCGTTKLLLSIPVILKLADALDIAVKSVRYTRGSFIFPGAQSFPHRSFSEEVSVLDSYFSNLGSGSKAYVMGDPSKSQIWHIYSASAQTKGSSEAVYGLEMCMTGLDKESASVFFKENTSSAASMTENSGIRKILPQSDISDFEFDPCGYSMNGIEGSAISTIHVTPEDGFSYASFEAVGYDFNDMALGELVERVLACFCPAEFSVALHIDMHGEKLNKFPLDIKGYYCGERSTEELGVGGAVVYQTFVQGCDGSASPRSILKCCWSEDENEDEVREI from the coding sequence ATGGCTGGCTCAGCTATTGGTTTCGAAGGCTACGAAAAAAGACTTGAGAtatcattttttgaaaatggtGTGTTTGCTGACCCCGGAGGATTAGGCCTCCGAGCATTGTCCAAAGACCAATTGGACGAGATTCTTAAACCAGCAGAGTGCACTATTGTTGCATCACTTTCAAATGATTATGTTGACTCTTATGTTCTGTCAGAGTCAAGCCTGTTCGTCTAtccttataaaattatcatcaaaacttgtGGGACTACCAAATTGCTTCTGTCCATCCCTGTCATTCTCAAGTTGGCTGATGCTCTTGACATAGCTGTGAAATCTGTGAGGTACACTCGTGGAAGCTTCATTTTCCCTGGGGCACAGTCTTTTCCTCACCGCAGTTTTTCCGAGGAGGTTTCTGTTCTTGACAGCTATTTCAGCAACCTTGGTTCTGGTAGCAAAGCATATGTTATGGGTGACCCTTCAAAGTCACAGATTTGGCACATCTACTCTGCAAGTGCACAGACCAAAGGATCATCTGAAGCTGTCTATGGCCTAGAGATGTGCATGACCGGTTTAGACAAGGAAAGTGCTTCTGTTTTTTTCAAGGAGAATACATCTTCAGCAGCTTCAATGACCGAAAATTCTGGAATTAGGAAGATCCTTCCACAGTCTGATATatctgattttgaatttgaccCTTGCGGATATTCAATGAATGGAATAGAAGGGAGTGCTATATCCACCATCCATGTCACTCCTGAAGATGGTTTCAGTTACGCAAGTTTTGAAGCTGTTGGTTATGATTTTAATGACATGGCTCTAGGTGAACTTGTGGAAAGGGTTTTAGCTTGCTTTTGTCCAGCAGAGTTTTCTGTTGCTTTGCACATTGACATGCATGGTGAGAAACTTAATAAATTTCCCTTGGACATCAAAGGATACTACTGTGGTGAGAGGAGCACTGAAGAGCTTGGAGTAGGTGGTGCAGTTGTGTACCAAACATTTGTTCAAGGCTGCGATGGTAGTGCATCTCCTAGGTCTATTCTGAAATGCTGCTGGAGTGAGGACGAGAACGAAGATGAAGTGAGGGAGATATAA
- the LOC114394792 gene encoding late embryogenesis abundant protein 1-like, producing the protein MDQSQNASHQAGQAMGQAREKASNMMNSAGNAAQNVKESCQETGQQMQQKAQGAADAAKNAVGANK; encoded by the exons ATGGATCAATCCCAGAATGCGAGCCATCAAGCTGGCCAAGCCATGGGACAAGCTCGG GAGAAGGCAAGCAACATGATGAACAGTGCAGGCAATGCTGCtcaaaatgtcaaagaatcctGCCAAGAG ACTGGCCAGCAAATGCAGCAAAAGGCACAAGGGGCTGCTGATGCTGCCAAGAATGCAGTTGGGGCTAACAAATGA
- the LOC114395346 gene encoding DNA-directed RNA polymerase III subunit RPC6: MSHLQGSSSLKRKRQDLALVTGSLTDGERVLYNLIHSKKDMGIWTGDMKRETNLPDSIVKKSLKLLQSKNLIKEVVNIQNKGRKHYMAAEFEPSKEITGGVWYNQGRLDTDFINLVKDVCLKYIFRQKVATRDGVMEWSRKSGVFNVEVTTQQIDEILRTLVLDDEIVEVKSTGFGDFSSVPVGRICYRCKSKGGNRGEQKPGAMASIPCGVCPRINFCTPDGIISPRTCVYYQKWLDF; encoded by the coding sequence ATGAGTCATTTGCAAGGATCTTCTTCACTTAAACGGAAACGACAAGACCTGGCTTTAGTGACGGGGTCTTTGACAGATGGTGAAAGGGTATTGTATAATCTCATCCATAGCAAGAAAGACATGGGAATCTGGACAGGAGACATGAAACGAGAAACAAACCTGCCTGACAGCATAGTAAAAAAGTCCCTGAAGTTGCTTCAATCCAAGAATCTGATAAAGGAGGTTGTTAACATTCAAAACAAAGGGAGAAAGCACTACATGGCAGCAGAGTTTGAACCTTCTAAGGAAATCACTGGTGGGGTTTGGTATAATCAAGGGAGACTTGATACAGATTTCATAAACCTTGTAAAGGACGTGTGCTTGAAGTACATTTTCAGGCAGAAAGTTGCCACACGTGATGGAGTTATGGAGTGGAGCAGAAAGAGTGGTGTCTTCAATGTTGAAGTCACAACACAGCAAATTGATGAGATTTTGCGAACTTTGGTTTTGGATGATGAGATTGTAGAGGTGAAGAGCACTGGATTTGGGGatttttcatctgttcctgttgGAAGAATTTGTTACAGATGCAAAAGCAAAGGTGGCAATAGAGGGGAACAGAAACCTGGTGCCATGGCTTCCATTCCATGTGGAGTTTGTCCACGAATAAACTTCTGTACACCAGATGGCATTATCTCTCCAAGAACTTGTGTATATTATCAGAAATGGTTGGACTTCTGA
- the LOC114396694 gene encoding proline dehydrogenase 2, mitochondrial-like, whose translation MATRVIPPRILRNLRYNTATKPLNSSHPPLSPSLSPSLCIPAPPPISAVLPPSDDLSFRDVEKLFSSVPTTTLLRSTAVLHATALEPMVDFGTWLMRSNLMQVPGLSDLILATVRNTFFDHFCAGEDATTTADSVRHLNKAGLRGMLVYGVEDANNNDACHRNFKGFLHTIDVSRSLPPSSVSFVIVKITAICPMSLLERMSDLLRWQHKDPSFSLPWKQDCFPIFSESSPLYHTSKRPEPLTREEESDLQLAMQRFLELCQKCVQANIPLLVDAEHTSVQPAIDYFTYSSAILHNKGDNPIVFGTIQTYLKDAKERLVLAAEAADNMGIPMGFKLVRGAYMSSETKLAESLGYSSPIHNTIEDTHKCFNDCSSFMLEKVANGPGGVVLATHNVESGKLAAAKAHELGIGKVNHKLEFAQLHGMSEALSFGLSNAGFQVSKYMPFGPVETVMPYLLRRAEENRGMLAASGFDRQLMRKELGRRLKAAFF comes from the exons ATGGCCACTCGTGTTATCCCACCAAGAATCCTAAGGAACCTTCGCTACAACACCGCCACAAAGCCCCTCAACTCCTCCCACCCTCCTCTCTCCCCGTCTCTCTCTCCTTCTCTCTGCATCCCAGCTCCCCCGCCGATCTCCGCCGTGCTTCCTCCCTCCGACGACCTCAGCTTCCGCGACGTCGAAAAGCTCTTCTCCTCCGTCCCCACCACCACCCTCCTCCGCTCCACCGCCGTGCTCCACGCCACTGCCCTCGAGCCCATGGTTGACTTCGGCACGTGGCTCATGCGATCCAACCTCATGCAAGTGCCTGGCCTCAGTGACCTCATCCTCGCCACCGTCCGCAACACCTTCTTTGACCACTTCTGCGCCGGCGAGGACGCCACCACCACCGCCGACAGCGTCCGCCACCTCAACAAGGCCGGCCTCCGCGGCATGCTCGTCTACGGCGTCGAAGACGCCAACAACAACGACGCGTGCCACCGCAACTTCAAGGGCTTTCTTCACACCATCGACGTCAGCAGATCGCTTCCCCCTTCTTCG GTGAGCTTTGTGATCGTGAAAATCACTGCAATATGTCCCATGAGCCTGCTTGAAAGAATGAGTGACCTGCTTAGATGGCAGCACAAGGACCCTTCTTTCAGTTTGCCATGGAAGCAAGATTGCTTCCCCATATTCTCCGAGTCAAGCCCTTTGTACCACACAAGCAAGAGACCCGAGCCCCTCACCCGAGAGGAAGAGAGTGACCTTCAACTTGCCATGCAAAGATTCCTTGAGCTTTGTCAAAAGTGTGTGCAAGCCAACATTCCTTTGCTGGTTGATGCAGAACACACTTCTGTTCAGCCTGCTATTGACTACTTCACATACTCCTCTGCCATCTTGCACAACAAAGGTGATAACCCCATTGTGTTTGGGACCATTCAGACCTATCTCAAGGATGCCAAGGAGAGACTGGTGCTGGCAGCAGAGGCTGCAGACAACATGGGAATCCCAATGGGGTTCAAACTTGTGAGGGGTGCTTATATGTCAAGTGAAACAAAATTGGCTGAGTCTTTGGGGTATTCGTCCCCAATTCACAACACCATTGAGGACACTCACAAGTGCTTCAATGACTGCTCTTCTTTCATGCTTGAGAAGGTTGCTAATGGCCCTGGTGGAGTTGTTCTTGCAACTCATAATGTTGAGTCAG GGAAACTGGCTGCTGCAAAAGCACATGAACTAGGGATTGGAAAGGTGAACCACAAGCTTGAATTTGCACAGCTTCATGGAATGTCAGAGGCACTTTCCTTTGGATTGAGCAATGCAGGGTTTCAGGTGAGCAAGTATATGCCATTTGGACCTGTGGAGACTGTTATGCCATATCTTTTGAGAAGGGCTGAGGAGAATAGAGGAATGTTGGCTGCCTCGGGCTTTGACAGGCAACTGATGAG GAAGGAGTTGGGAAGGAGACTAAAAGCtgctttcttttaa
- the LOC114397580 gene encoding uncharacterized protein LOC114397580, whose amino-acid sequence MSSTQVPKKRVAFVLIDGLADVSLPRLGYKTPLQAAKLPNLDAIASAGVNGLMDPVEVGLACGSDTAHLSLLGYDPRVYYRGRGAFESMGAGLAMSPGDIAFKSNFATLDEKTGIVTSRRADRHFEEEGPLLCAALDGMKLPSFPQYEVRVRYATEHRCGVVVKGPNLSGNISGTDPLKDNRLLLKAEALDDSHEARNTAAVVNELSKEITKILVSHPVNAKRAAEGKNIANVVLLRGCGIRIEVTPFINRHGLRPCMVAPTKIIAGLGLSLGIDILDAPGATGDYRTLLTSKASAIAKALSAPLQSCPRVFVPGEDELKAGRSDGYDFGFLHIKAIDDAGHDKASILKVKALEAVDKALGQLARLLWEAESTGKFQFFLCVTGDHSTPVEYGDHSFESVPFTICRLKDFVGAIGESTISKTSLDPFPIPSVKSGEDLLDDLETEERRDKCCQAYSGDSVYELNEVAAAKGCLGRFPGGEMMGIVKKFLNLDAGTA is encoded by the exons ATGAGTAGTACACAGGTGCCAAAGAAAAGAGTGGCATTTGTGCTGATTGATGGGTTGGCTGATGTGTCACTGCCAAGGCTTGGATACAAGACTCCTCTTCAGGCTGCAAAACTGCCCAACTTGGATGCCATAGCATCTGCTGGAGTTAATGGACTAATGGACCCTGTTGAGGTTGGCTTAGCTTGTGGAAGTGACACTGCTCATCTTTCCTTGTTGGGTTATGATCCTAGAGTTTATTATCGTGGCCGAGGAGCATTTGAATCCATGGGGGCAGGATTGGCCATGTCACCTGGTGATATTGCTTTTAAG TCAAACTTCGCAACTCTTGATGAGAAAACTGGAATAGTCACCAGTAGGAGAGCCGACAGGCACTTTGAAGAAGAAGGTCCCCTACTTTGTGCTGCCCTGGATGGAATGAAGCTGCCATCTTTCCCTCAATATGAAGTCAGAGTCAG gtatGCAACAGAACATAGATGTGGAGTGGTTGTTAAAGGACCAAATCTGAGTGGAAATATATCAGGAACAGACCCATTAAAGGACAACCGCTTACTTTTGAAAGCAGAAGCTTTAGATGATTCTCATGAAGCAAGGAACACTGCTGCTGTTGTTAACGAGCTGTCCaaggaaataacaaaaattttggTTTCTCATCCTGTGAATGCTAAACGTGCTGCAGAAGGGAAGAACATAGCAAATGTAGTCCTTTTAAGAGGCTGTGGCATTCGAATTGAG GTTACACCATTTATAAATAGACATGGTTTGCGGCCATGCATGGTAGCTCCAACGAAAATAATTGCTGGCCTGGGCTTATCACTTGGTATTGATATTCTAGATGCTCCTGGAGCAACTGGGGACTATCGAACTTTACTAACATCAAAAGCATCAGCAATAGCTAAGGCACTCTCAGCTCCTTTACAGTCCTGTCCCAGAGTTTTTGTTCCTGGAGAGGATGAGCTTAAAGCAGGCCGGTCAGATGGCTATGACTTTGGATTTCTTCATATTAAG GCAATAGATGATGCTGGCCATGACAAGGCGAGCATCCTCAAGGTCAAAGCATTAGAAGCTGTAGATAAAGCCTTGGGGCAGTTGGCAAGGCTTCTCTGGGAGGCAGAATCAACAGGAAAGTTTCAGTTTTTCCTTTGTGTCACAGGAGATCACTCTACTCCAGTAGAATATGGAGATCATAGCTTTGAATCGGTCCCGTTCACAATTTGCCGGTTGAAAGACTTTGTTGGTGCAATTGGGGAATCCACCATTTCCAAAACTTCTCTTGACCCATTTCCTATTCCGAGTGTTAAGTCGGGTGAAGACTTgcttgatgatttggaaacagaAGAGAGAAGAGACAAATGTTGTCAAGCTTATAGTGGTGATTCGGTTTATGAGCTAAATGAAGTGGCAGCTGCAAAGGGATGTCTGGGGCGTTTCCCTGGGGGAGAAATGATGGGAATTGTAAAGAAATTCCTTAACTTAGATGCGGGAACTGCTTAG